The Drosophila suzukii chromosome X, CBGP_Dsuzu_IsoJpt1.0, whole genome shotgun sequence DNA window TCATATGCCACTGTCATTTATCAGGACATGAGGCTCATTAGCATATCGGGGCACTGGAGCGCAGTGCCTTGCAGGATCTGCTACCCTCTATGTTACACTAAAAAAAGAAAGTCCAGAAAACCATATAATGGGACAGATAGGATAGATagattgttttttaaaaaaatgtattttcgaAAGTTCGTTTTTGAAAAGAATTGCTTGTTAATTGTAATTCTTGATTTCCAAAATATCGTTGaacaattaaattttaagaGTTTTCTAATTTTCAGAGAACTAAAGAgaactaaatattttaagtgcatatatgcaaatatttctcgTGTATCCTTGTTTCGCTCTCTATCTATCCATCAGACGGCGAGTCCTTTTGCATGCATGGACGCTTATGAAAATGAACATGATATTCCGATTCCATTccacattttttttgtggaTCCGATGAATGTGCATGTTTGCTAGCCATTTACCATTATTTTTGAAACTCAATATGATATGCAAAACCGTTAGGCAGCGGATGAGAGCTATGGGAACTAAGTTTGATCTCATGAGGATTAATTTTACTATATCAACGAAAACATTTCAAAACTAAATACAAgctgaaaaaaataatttaattcccAAGTACTTTCTTTTCATTGTCCAATAAAAATCACaataattaatttgatttttcaCAAATTTTCATATATATTTGCTTTATATTTAGATACATACTTGTACATATATAAAATCGCTTATCAACTCAACATTCGTACATTAAATCTATGAAAAAAATTGGGTTCTTAAGTAAAcacaattaaaaaataaagtaaaatggGCAAAGGATTACGAACTACGACTGGCTCAACATTTAGCTCTTTATCAGGTTAACTATTTTGTGGTTGGGTCTTAGAAGGTTCTTTCGATTTGGTTTATATCACTAGATGACTTTCATACTCTTTCTGGTTCTTAGactcattttgtttttaagatTGCTATTTACACAATGACTCAGTCAAGgcttgattaaaaaaaaaaactttaaatatcTCTAGGGATTCGAAATTACTTTGGAAAGGTGTCCGAAAGTATGCAATAGAATCTTGAATTTATACTGACAGCACCTTTTGTTAAGGGATTCCGAAAGCTCTAGAGACTTGAGATAGATTTTGGATTTGGCTACATGGACAGATTGGTGGAGGTGCCATCGGATTTGGGCGTGTGTGCCTCCCACCAGTCGATGGCATCGATCATGCTCTCATCGGAGAGGCAACCGCCGGCTGTGTTGTTGGGCTGCTCCTGCTGCAGGATGTCGCTGAACTCCTTCTTGAAGCCGGGCAGCACTACGTTGTCGTAGAAGCTTACGGGTTCCTGGTCGTAGAAAGCGGGTAAAATGGGCGAGGATCCCAGGATTGGaacttgctgctgctgctgctgctgttgctgttgttgcggGGAACTCAAAgtgttgctggtgttgctgccgTTGATGTTGCCACCGCTGACGTATTCCTGTTTGATCAGTTGCTGTTGCAGCTGGGCGGCACACGCCTGCAAGAGCAGCTCGTTCGCGGCGACAGGTGAAACTGGCGAGGAGCAGGGGCTACTTGCCACCTTTTGTGGCACGGGCGATGATCGCGATAACTGCCCCGCAGAGGCAGCTGTTATTCCTGGTTGTTCCAGCtcttgctgttgctggtgctCCTGCTGGCTCAAATCGCCCAATAATTCAGCCGTTAGCAGTTGATAGGTATTGGTCCCCGGTATCCTGATGTACTGCATCCCATTTAGGGTGGTCAAGCTGGGCAGGAGATCGCTGGCTTGCAGGGGATTCAGATTTTCATTCTGATTCGGATTGGGCAAGTGATTCTCCACTGGCAAAGCTGGCTGACCAGCCGGCGGCAGCTGCTCCTCCATTTCGTAGTTGCTCAGGGAGTCATCGAAATGCTCATCCAGACCATCGAACTCGTCCTTGATGAACATGAAGCTATCGTCGCCGGAACCGGAACTATTGCCCTGGCCGCTGAGTGGGGGGAAATCGAAGCCCAGCAGTTTCTCCAGACTCCTGATGTACTCCACGGCCATGCGGAGGGTCTCCACCTTGGAGAGCTTCTTGCTGGCCCCCCTGCCCGCTCCCTGGGCCTCGAACGCCTCCGAAACTTCTTCAGGAATCTTGTCGCGCAGCAGGGCAAATCCATTGTTCACCTGCTTGACGCGATTTCTTTCCCGGGCATTTCTACGGGCCACAGCTTGTGGCAGTGGCAAACCCTTTCTTCCCGGGGTGCCCAAACTGGGTTCCGTTTGGATCTTACTGGGTTGAGTTATGGATGGGGTTTTCGGGGGCTTTTCCACGGCCAGTTTCTTGCTGGTTTTGCTCCTCTTGGCGGGCACCGAAGCTTTTCCCCCGCTGGGCTGCTGATTCTGCTGATTCTGTTTCTGGGACTCTCCCAGCGGTCTCTTCCTCTGACTGGGCACCGGTGTGGTATTGGTAGTACTTGCCACCGCACTCTGAACCGCACCCAGCATACCAAAGTCGCGGATCTTGCGAATAATGGTATTCTGATTGGCTATATGCTGTTGCAGGGCATTGGCGCCACTCTCGCTCAGAACATTGTGCACGGTGATCTTGCCAAAGGGCTTCAGGGTGGCCTTTAGTCCCGGACTGGGATTCTCCTTGGGATTCTCCTTGGGCGGTGGCGATGGGCTGAAGCTCAAGGCAGCCATGGTTTTCTCTCGTGGGAGGGAGGGGGAGCAAAACTTGTGTGGGTTGTGCGGGTGTGTTCCTTGTGGAGCACGGTGTTCCCTGGACGAATGTTGAAAGGTGACTGATGTAATGTGTGGTGTGGTTCTCGTGTGTCCTTGCTTCAGGACAGCTGCTGGCGTTCTGTGTCGCGTGCCCCGAAACTCCGAACTCGAACTAAAACGCAAACCCAACGGAAGTGACTTCGTTGACTGACACACACAATATACGAGGTATTCGAGGTCCTGCGTATCCCTTATGTAAAAGGCCTGACTTTTCATCCCCTAGACTGGGGTGTCTACTTCCCTCGATCGCTCACTCACACACACCTCTACCGTATATATCATTTAGAGTGCGGCTTTTGGGAAAACTAACATCTGATCGACTCGAGCCAAAAACTCCACCTGGTTTAAGGGTGGATTTCGCCCCGATACGATCTCTCTCTCCTTATTTATCGGGCACACAGCACAACACAGCGTGTTTATATACCGCCCCTCTCGATATATGCATATAATAATAACCATATATGTATAAAGTAATAAACATATATGGCCAGGGGAGCTTTGGCAGCCCTGGTCTCGAAGGTAAGTGTACCTGAGGATCTGCAGGGCAGTCCGCACCTTGGGTTCCCACACACAAACCTCATAGATCACGTAAGACTGCGGTTTTAAACTTATGCAATAATCTGTTTAGTTTAACTATTTGAAGAATAATATGTAGTATTCCTACCATATATAGTTTTTTTCATCACTCAATCACTTAAGATGTTCCAGACCCCCAGAAATTATTCCCAATCAACACAACCTCCAAGCATGACGACAATTAATCATCGAATCAACGACCTGTCAGTTCTACTTAACTTTCCACTTAATCGAAAGGCTGTCCCAGGACTATCTTTTGTAGAATTTCCCAGCTTCTGGCTGAAGAAAATAGAACCAATCAGGACCGGCATTGTGCAAAATCATTTGCCAATTGTCGGGCTAATTAAGGGAAATTAAAGAAGGCGAGAAGCAAGATCCTGGCGAAGTTGTTCGGCCATAAATCCTAATTAAAATTGACAAGATGCCGATCCAAATCCTTCGAGGGGTGAGAAAACACCCATCCTTTCTCTAGCtacttatttttttcccaCTTTGTCGAGCAGAAAAATCTCTGGCAATTAGtctggtgggaaaataattttACCAGTAGTCTAGTTCTTtcatcttttttttcttttcttttttatttttggaagCTTAGGTCTGTCTGTGGAAACTAGTTTTCGGTGTGCTTGTGCTACAATAAACTTTTTTCGGTCCGGGTTCTCAGGTAGTTTCCAACAGACCTGAGTATATAGCGGAGTGTATGTGTGTGGTACTTGCTGCACAATTTATAAACTTGAGTTCACTTGAAAGGTTCAAGGAAACGGACTTGAGCACAGGATCATCGACGGGGGAAAAAGGGGTTCCCGCCAGAGTCGACTACCGGTTTTTGATCCAGGATCCCGACGATTCACGATCCTCGATCCCCGTTCCTTGTTCGCAAAATGCAGACAGGCTTCTCAAAGGAAAGGAGTCAACGATTGTGCGTACTGAGGAGTATTTTGAGTACTGAGGAGTCCTTGCTGCTCGGCGTCCTTTGTTGTCCTCGAGGCTTTGACTTGGTTGCGTCCCACTTTGACGACGCGACACGACACGCCTTTCGAGAGGCCGCCCCACTGCCACGCCCCTCGTGTCCACTGAGAGAAAATTATTGGGAAAACAATAAAGTGGGGATACGCTTTAAGCTTCTGTCCACGATGTACCATACTTGAATATAAtattcaaaaaatgtttatactAGAAATGATTCTAATTTGTTATGAAAAACTATTGATTTACTTAAAAGTAATTAAGCAAGCTATAAAGTTCTTAAAATGGGTTCTTGTGGCACCCAACCATTATTTGTAAGTTTAACTGAAGGAGAAATCtctttaatataatataaggCATAACGTATAGCTTGCTGGTAAATCTTATTTCAATCGAAAATACAGGTAATATCTATTCTGAAAACAAAACACCTTATTAAGAATGGtccattttttatttcaaccttttttataaacgataatacatttattttttaatgtgtATCCAACTGAgctttataataaaaataaaataaaataataataatcataaataaataataaggAATATTTTTGTGTAGCCTTTTCAGCAACCCCCGATGGAATTATAATTTGTCTGATTCCCAACAGGGTTGAAAGTCGCATTAATGCAACTCGGTTCTCCCAAAAATTCACCGTTTCTCTTATTCACACAGATAGGTAGAGATATGTACAGAAATCTGACAATATCTCTAGGGGAATTTTCGTAATGACAAATATAGGGGGTATATTCAATATTTTGGGCAGtttgaaattataaaataataacaagACAATTCTATAAGGGCAAATGTGTTTATAGGGTGTTAAGTAGTCGATTTCTAAAAACGGTTTTTGAGCTCTTGATTTATGGTTGATTTTTTCGGGGAACCATTTGAactttataattaatattaagCTTTCGAAGCTATATTCAACCCTCTATGTAACAAATATCTGCAGACTCTCTCCCACTCTCTGAAAAACTAACATCCTGTATTCTAATCCTGGCATTCAATTTTTCAAAattccatttcattttgaCTTTCATCTTTGGCGGCTTGAGAAAATACAACAATTTGGGCAaacaaaaactaatttcgATCTTGGGATTGGCAAACGCTCCGATGGTTTCTGGTTTATTTGCATTTCGAGAAGGCAGCGATTTCAATGGGAAAAAATCCTgaatgggaaatgggaaagGGAGCGCTGGAAATATGAATATAGATGATGAGTGAAATTTGAAATGGGAGTGAAAGCGGTGAGCAAACACATGGAAAGCATATACACAGATCCTGGGAGATCTCACGTCCCTTTTTTTTCGGGTTCACACTCGGCAATCGTAAATCAATCAGGCAAAGCATTCAAAGCACTTTGACTTTGATCCCCAGCCATCAAATTGGCTTGgcttttcctttattttttccaCATCCATTCCTTGCCTTTCCTTTCCTTTCCCGAttcattaaattatttttgtgtAACCCGAGGAAGGCGCCGAGTGAATGGGTATACGAATAAGTAGTCCTGGGGCCCTCTCATGTCCTGTGTGTACTTGTCGTCGGCTCAAGTGGATCCTTCAGGATCCTTCTTCATTCGGCATCTGTGTGCAGTTGTGCGTTCATAAATCCAAAGGCAGCCTCTTGTTTTCCCATTTCTGTGTTATTTCGTTTCTGGATTTATGAGTGGCGGAAACTTGAAGGAACGGAAGTCTCGCTGTGGAAGTCCTCGAAATAACTTCGGGATCAAGCAGCCCCGAGAAAAAGTGACAGGACCCAG harbors:
- the ase gene encoding achaete-scute complex protein T8, giving the protein MAALSFSPSPPPKENPKENPSPGLKATLKPFGKITVHNVLSESGANALQQHIANQNTIIRKIRDFGMLGAVQSAVASTTNTTPVPSQRKRPLGESQKQNQQNQQPSGGKASVPAKRSKTSKKLAVEKPPKTPSITQPSKIQTEPSLGTPGRKGLPLPQAVARRNARERNRVKQVNNGFALLRDKIPEEVSEAFEAQGAGRGASKKLSKVETLRMAVEYIRSLEKLLGFDFPPLSGQGNSSGSGDDSFMFIKDEFDGLDEHFDDSLSNYEMEEQLPPAGQPALPVENHLPNPNQNENLNPLQASDLLPSLTTLNGMQYIRIPGTNTYQLLTAELLGDLSQQEHQQQQELEQPGITAASAGQLSRSSPVPQKVASSPCSSPVSPVAANELLLQACAAQLQQQLIKQEYVSGGNINGSNTSNTLSSPQQQQQQQQQQQVPILGSSPILPAFYDQEPVSFYDNVVLPGFKKEFSDILQQEQPNNTAGGCLSDESMIDAIDWWEAHTPKSDGTSTNLSM